One window of the Rhodococcus sovatensis genome contains the following:
- a CDS encoding alpha/beta hydrolase, with translation MLHDEGGNGNPILLLHGLMGSAQTWRRQLPWLRELGHVYTYDAPGHRRRAPSSLRTEAFVEDLTEHAEKVGRATVVGHSMGSLHGWCLAAARPDLVAALVVEDIAPDFRGRTADDWAAMIRRWPQPFSTEDDVRSFFGDVAGRYFLDSFVEREDGWYLHGSVSTFEAISAEWGTRHFWSEWESVDVPSLLLEGEFGITPDGQMAEMHARNAKSEYVLVPGAAHLIHDERPEFYRETVTSFLRQLR, from the coding sequence GTGCTGCACGATGAGGGTGGGAACGGCAATCCGATCCTTCTGCTGCACGGACTGATGGGGAGCGCGCAGACGTGGCGGCGTCAGCTTCCATGGCTACGTGAACTCGGCCATGTCTACACCTACGACGCACCCGGGCATCGTCGCCGCGCTCCGTCGTCGCTACGCACCGAGGCGTTCGTCGAGGACTTGACCGAGCACGCCGAGAAAGTGGGGCGGGCAACCGTCGTCGGACATTCGATGGGCTCGCTGCACGGATGGTGCTTGGCCGCTGCCAGACCGGATCTTGTGGCTGCGCTCGTCGTCGAGGACATAGCTCCCGACTTTCGGGGGCGAACGGCCGACGACTGGGCCGCGATGATCAGGCGTTGGCCGCAACCGTTTTCAACCGAGGACGACGTGCGTAGCTTCTTCGGGGATGTCGCGGGTCGGTACTTTCTGGATTCCTTCGTCGAGCGAGAAGACGGCTGGTATCTGCACGGCTCGGTGTCGACGTTCGAGGCAATTTCCGCGGAGTGGGGAACTCGACACTTCTGGAGCGAATGGGAGTCGGTCGACGTCCCGTCGCTGTTGTTGGAAGGTGAGTTCGGCATCACACCGGACGGTCAGATGGCCGAGATGCACGCGCGAAACGCCAAGTCGGAGTATGTCCTGGTGCCTGGCGCTGCGCACCTGATCCACGACGAGCGTCCCGAGTTCTATCGCGAAACGGTGACCAGCTTCCTACGCCAACTACGATGA
- the mhuD gene encoding mycobilin-forming heme oxygenase MhuD: MAVVKINAIEVPSGAGPELEKRFAARAGAVEGSPGFLGFQLLRPVKGEDRYFVVTQWETEEAFEAWAAGPAKAAHSGERAKPVASGASLLEFEVVLDVPARSKPE; the protein is encoded by the coding sequence ATGGCAGTCGTGAAGATCAATGCAATCGAAGTTCCTTCAGGTGCAGGCCCCGAGCTGGAGAAGCGCTTCGCCGCGCGCGCGGGCGCCGTCGAAGGTTCACCAGGCTTTCTCGGATTTCAGCTGCTGCGGCCGGTGAAGGGCGAGGACCGCTACTTCGTAGTCACGCAGTGGGAGACAGAAGAAGCCTTCGAGGCGTGGGCAGCGGGGCCGGCCAAAGCCGCCCACTCGGGTGAGCGCGCGAAGCCGGTCGCGTCAGGCGCATCGTTGTTGGAGTTCGAGGTTGTTCTCGACGTGCCCGCGCGCAGCAAGCCGGAGTAA
- a CDS encoding bifunctional diguanylate cyclase/phosphodiesterase, with protein MRWSRFLVLGAAGVAAYLAAPDGYPRLAVYVLCSFACVVAVFAGQRLKSTNRSAWGLLAFGVLAWSLGDLIIGFRLTTQMIVPTVSVADAAYLFGHVAFVLGVLKLEDDVGRRLFGIEDVLEGLIVATGLGLIAWIFVVGNRTDAMLGGATLAEFWPVVVYTGADGFLLSLVATLILVKGARTTAFTMTAAAFILFSLSGWVLYVLVDGLGFVDVPLVNAGWLVGYVLLASAALRPQELTWRARETSSSPHRIVDRTRLVSLSVAILMPPAVMGTQIANGVPVAEWGWLVLGSSVVAVVLVSARMACFLSALRKQADALSLASITDPVTGLANRRHLGDLLGKSIDSAGPGGVVVVIVDVDRFAQINETFGYPVGDRVLREIGQRLSAASAGDSVVGRLGGDQFVVSMAADLMVISPTEYADHFRSVVSRTMFVRDINVALDATVGVVESSKLSDVDAEALLQHAHVALTAAKHSHMRSSIYTPSMDCNRHDQMRLLGELETALRERQLRVFFQPCLDLASGTVSGVEALLRWQHPREGLMSPSSFLPDAERTGLLPAITAYVLEDSLRCCSAMRRIRPDFGISVNLSVRNLLDSALVEHVAHALQRHEVPAAAVEFEVTETTAMTDPRRSVDSLVALRDIGASIAIDDYGTGYSSLAYLRSLPVQTLKIDKTFVTAMNSQPTNASIVGSTIDLARSLGMTVVAEGVEDARTLERLRTLGCDGAQGFHVGRPVPVDELDALVDAIEGRSNTTSKSRTSKSAASKSAAPTDWDYAATVDATAGVVGSAVKPV; from the coding sequence ATGAGATGGTCGAGGTTCCTGGTGTTGGGGGCAGCCGGCGTCGCGGCCTACCTTGCGGCCCCCGACGGTTATCCCCGACTTGCGGTCTACGTTCTGTGTTCCTTCGCTTGCGTGGTGGCTGTGTTCGCAGGCCAGCGACTCAAGTCCACGAATCGTTCCGCCTGGGGCTTGCTCGCATTCGGAGTGTTGGCATGGAGTCTGGGCGATCTGATCATCGGGTTCCGTCTGACGACTCAGATGATCGTGCCGACGGTGTCGGTCGCCGACGCCGCGTATCTGTTCGGTCACGTCGCCTTCGTGTTGGGCGTTCTGAAGCTCGAGGACGATGTCGGGCGACGGCTGTTCGGCATCGAGGACGTGCTCGAAGGCCTGATCGTGGCGACCGGTCTCGGGTTGATCGCCTGGATCTTCGTCGTCGGCAATCGGACCGACGCAATGCTCGGTGGCGCGACCCTCGCCGAGTTCTGGCCGGTCGTCGTGTACACGGGGGCCGACGGGTTTCTGCTGTCGCTGGTGGCCACTCTGATACTGGTCAAAGGCGCTCGCACTACTGCGTTCACGATGACTGCTGCAGCATTCATCCTGTTCTCGTTGTCAGGATGGGTGCTGTACGTCCTGGTAGACGGGCTAGGGTTCGTCGACGTCCCTTTGGTCAACGCGGGATGGCTCGTCGGATACGTGTTGCTGGCCTCTGCCGCACTGCGTCCGCAGGAGCTGACGTGGCGAGCGCGAGAGACATCGTCGAGTCCGCATCGCATCGTCGACCGCACTCGACTTGTGAGCTTGAGTGTTGCGATACTCATGCCCCCCGCTGTGATGGGAACTCAGATTGCCAACGGTGTGCCGGTCGCCGAGTGGGGTTGGCTCGTACTCGGTTCGTCGGTGGTTGCGGTCGTCCTCGTATCCGCTCGGATGGCTTGCTTTCTCTCTGCTCTGCGCAAGCAGGCCGATGCTCTGTCCCTCGCGTCGATCACCGATCCGGTGACGGGCCTTGCGAATCGTCGTCACCTCGGCGACCTCCTTGGCAAGTCAATCGACTCGGCAGGGCCTGGTGGCGTCGTCGTTGTCATCGTCGACGTCGACCGGTTCGCGCAGATCAACGAGACTTTTGGCTACCCGGTTGGGGATCGCGTACTCCGTGAGATCGGTCAGCGCCTGTCGGCTGCGTCGGCGGGCGATTCCGTTGTAGGGCGTCTCGGCGGCGATCAGTTCGTCGTTTCGATGGCCGCCGACCTGATGGTGATCTCCCCGACGGAGTATGCCGATCACTTCCGCAGCGTCGTGAGTCGGACCATGTTCGTTCGCGACATCAACGTGGCACTGGACGCGACGGTAGGGGTCGTCGAGTCCTCGAAGCTGAGCGACGTCGACGCCGAAGCCCTGCTGCAGCATGCACACGTCGCGTTGACCGCCGCCAAACACTCGCATATGCGTTCGTCGATCTACACCCCGTCGATGGACTGCAACCGACATGATCAGATGCGTCTGCTCGGTGAACTCGAAACAGCGCTTCGTGAGCGGCAACTGCGAGTGTTCTTCCAACCGTGTCTCGATCTGGCGTCGGGCACAGTATCCGGTGTCGAGGCGCTGTTGCGATGGCAGCATCCGCGTGAGGGACTCATGTCTCCGTCGTCGTTCCTTCCCGACGCGGAACGGACCGGATTGTTGCCCGCCATCACGGCGTACGTGCTCGAAGACTCCCTCAGGTGTTGCAGCGCGATGCGGCGCATCCGCCCAGATTTCGGCATCTCGGTGAATCTGTCTGTACGAAACCTGCTGGACTCTGCGCTCGTGGAGCACGTGGCCCACGCACTACAGAGGCACGAGGTACCGGCCGCCGCAGTCGAATTCGAGGTCACAGAAACCACTGCGATGACCGACCCAAGGCGTTCGGTCGACTCGCTCGTCGCGCTACGAGATATCGGGGCTTCGATTGCCATCGACGATTACGGAACCGGATACAGCTCGCTGGCGTACCTTCGATCACTCCCTGTCCAGACGCTCAAGATCGACAAGACCTTCGTGACGGCGATGAACAGTCAACCGACGAATGCATCGATCGTCGGTTCCACGATCGATCTGGCGCGAAGCCTCGGCATGACCGTGGTCGCCGAGGGTGTGGAGGACGCACGAACACTCGAGAGGCTGCGCACTCTCGGATGCGACGGTGCGCAGGGCTTCCACGTCGGTCGGCCGGTTCCTGTAGACGAGTTGGACGCTCTCGTCGACGCTATCGAGGGCCGATCCAACACGACCTCGAAATCTAGAACGTCGAAATCTGCAGCGTCGAAATCTGCGGCACCGACGGACTGGGACTACGCGGCAACTGTGGACGCTACCGCCGGTGTCGTTGGATCAGCTGTGAAGCCGGTCTGA
- a CDS encoding carbonic anhydrase gives MPASNPVSAWKSLKEGNQRFVAGEPLHPSQGIEDRTRLAEGQHPSAILFGCADSRVAAEIIFDQGLGDMFVVRTAGHTIDSSVLGSIEYGVAVLGAPLIVVLGHDKCGAVQATIDALDSGDTPGGYIRDVVERVTPSVLSARRDGYVAVDDFEARHVEETGNLLMQRSRIIADKVEAGDVAIVGLTYKLSEGTARLREVIGNIGEVP, from the coding sequence ATGCCCGCATCGAACCCAGTTTCAGCATGGAAGTCTCTCAAGGAGGGTAACCAGCGCTTCGTCGCCGGCGAGCCGCTGCACCCCAGCCAGGGGATCGAGGACCGCACCCGTCTCGCCGAAGGACAACATCCGAGCGCCATTCTGTTCGGCTGCGCCGACTCCCGCGTCGCCGCCGAGATCATCTTCGATCAGGGCCTCGGAGATATGTTCGTCGTTCGCACGGCAGGCCACACGATCGATTCGTCCGTGCTCGGCTCGATCGAGTACGGAGTTGCCGTCCTGGGCGCGCCGCTGATCGTCGTGCTCGGCCACGACAAGTGCGGTGCGGTCCAGGCCACGATCGACGCGCTCGACTCGGGTGACACCCCCGGGGGTTACATTCGCGACGTCGTCGAGCGGGTGACTCCCTCTGTGCTGTCCGCGCGCCGGGACGGGTACGTCGCGGTCGACGACTTCGAGGCCCGCCACGTCGAGGAAACCGGAAATCTGCTGATGCAGCGCTCGCGAATCATCGCCGACAAGGTCGAGGCGGGAGATGTTGCAATCGTGGGCTTGACCTACAAGTTGTCCGAGGGGACCGCGCGGTTGCGCGAGGTAATCGGCAATATCGGCGAAGTGCCCTGA
- a CDS encoding A/G-specific adenine glycosylase: protein MPIDTNALLGWFDTEERDLPWRRPGVTGWQILMSEIMLQQTPVSRVAPIWEQWVERWPVPSAMAESSRAEVLRAWGKLGYPRRALRLHECAGVLAAEHGDVVPADVDTLLGLPGIGAYTARAVACFAYGQRVPVVDTNVRRVVARAVHGTAEAGNPSTTRDLADVDGLLPRPRAKAARYSAALMELGALICTAKNPACLLCPLPECSWIEAGRPAHTGPAKKVQKFAGTDRQVRGKLMSVLRESSGPVERTKLDVVWLTDPGQRDRALDSLLLDGLIEQTDSGLFALAGEGEGTPSRE, encoded by the coding sequence GTGCCGATCGATACCAACGCACTCCTCGGGTGGTTCGACACCGAGGAACGTGACCTGCCGTGGCGACGCCCGGGCGTGACCGGATGGCAGATCCTGATGAGCGAGATCATGCTGCAGCAGACGCCGGTGTCACGTGTGGCGCCCATCTGGGAGCAGTGGGTCGAACGCTGGCCGGTGCCGTCCGCGATGGCCGAATCGTCTCGAGCGGAGGTACTACGAGCCTGGGGCAAGCTGGGCTACCCGCGTCGCGCTCTGCGACTGCACGAATGCGCTGGAGTACTGGCGGCCGAACACGGCGATGTCGTACCCGCGGACGTCGACACCCTCCTCGGACTGCCGGGCATCGGCGCATATACGGCGCGCGCAGTCGCATGTTTCGCGTACGGGCAACGCGTACCCGTCGTCGACACGAACGTTCGGCGCGTCGTCGCCAGAGCTGTCCACGGGACCGCCGAAGCCGGCAACCCGTCGACGACGCGAGATCTAGCCGACGTCGACGGACTCCTCCCCCGCCCGCGCGCGAAGGCAGCGCGTTATTCCGCTGCGTTGATGGAACTGGGCGCGTTGATCTGCACGGCGAAGAATCCGGCATGCCTGCTGTGTCCGCTTCCGGAGTGCTCGTGGATCGAGGCGGGTCGGCCTGCGCACACAGGTCCGGCGAAGAAGGTCCAGAAATTCGCCGGCACCGACCGTCAGGTACGCGGGAAGCTGATGTCGGTCCTGCGCGAGAGCAGTGGTCCCGTCGAACGCACGAAACTCGACGTAGTCTGGCTCACCGATCCGGGACAGCGAGATCGGGCACTGGACTCACTGCTACTCGACGGTTTGATCGAACAGACCGACTCGGGACTGTTCGCGCTGGCCGGTGAGGGAGAGGGCACTCCCTCACGCGAATGA
- a CDS encoding alpha/beta hydrolase — protein MTRMSLAKINGIEINYEVAGSGPLVVLVMGTGSPGRVWKAHQVPALVKAGFQVVTFDNRGISPSSECADGMVLDDLVADTAALIEHLGGMRARVVGTSMGSRVTQELALARPDLVSHAVMMATYGRASAMQRAWSKAERELYDAGITLPASYRAAITAMNNFSPATLRDEQAIGDWLAVLEFSGGQPSAGKRAQIGLEMRAGSERLTAYRKITAKSLVVGFADDRLIPVHLSREVAQAIPGARYEEIADTGHFGYLERPEIVNKVLVDFLR, from the coding sequence ATGACGCGAATGTCGCTGGCGAAGATCAATGGAATTGAAATCAACTACGAGGTTGCCGGCTCCGGCCCGCTCGTCGTGTTGGTGATGGGTACAGGCAGCCCGGGGCGAGTATGGAAGGCGCATCAGGTGCCTGCCCTCGTGAAGGCTGGTTTCCAGGTGGTCACGTTCGACAACCGCGGTATCTCACCGTCCTCGGAGTGTGCGGACGGGATGGTCCTGGACGACCTGGTCGCGGACACCGCGGCGCTCATCGAGCATCTCGGCGGAATGCGCGCCAGGGTCGTCGGGACGTCGATGGGATCCCGGGTCACCCAGGAGCTTGCGCTCGCCCGCCCGGATCTGGTGTCGCACGCAGTCATGATGGCCACCTACGGGCGAGCATCGGCGATGCAACGGGCGTGGTCGAAAGCGGAACGCGAGTTGTACGACGCGGGAATTACGCTGCCGGCGTCGTACCGGGCGGCGATCACTGCGATGAACAACTTCTCGCCGGCGACGCTTCGCGACGAACAGGCGATCGGAGATTGGCTTGCGGTCCTCGAGTTCTCGGGCGGCCAGCCCAGTGCCGGCAAGCGCGCCCAGATCGGGCTGGAGATGCGGGCCGGGTCGGAACGTCTGACCGCATACCGAAAGATCACCGCCAAGTCGCTCGTCGTCGGATTCGCGGACGACCGGCTGATCCCCGTGCATTTGAGCCGTGAGGTGGCGCAGGCGATTCCGGGTGCTCGCTACGAGGAGATCGCCGATACCGGTCACTTCGGCTATCTGGAGCGACCTGAGATCGTCAACAAGGTGCTGGTGGATTTCCTGCGTTGA